The Hymenobacter sp. GOD-10R genome includes a window with the following:
- a CDS encoding rhodanese-like domain-containing protein, translating into MPDITPAELKERQQAGEKLNIIDVREPWENAEGRIEGSQNIPLGSLPGKLDDLEDLKSEEVIVHCKGGGRSASAKAFLAQQGFTNVRNLIGGFSAYQQ; encoded by the coding sequence ATGCCCGATATTACTCCTGCTGAACTTAAAGAGCGCCAGCAAGCTGGCGAGAAATTGAACATCATCGACGTGCGCGAGCCGTGGGAAAATGCCGAAGGTCGTATTGAAGGCAGTCAAAATATTCCCCTCGGTTCTCTTCCCGGAAAGCTAGATGACTTAGAGGACCTGAAGAGTGAAGAAGTGATTGTGCACTGCAAAGGCGGTGGTCGCTCTGCTTCGGCCAAAGCCTTCCTAGCACAGCAAGGTTTCACCAACGTACGCAACCTAATTGGGGGCTTCTCTGCATATCAGCAGTAG
- a CDS encoding ABC transporter ATP-binding protein, with product MLQAINIRKRYNTLEVLKGIDLTIEKSEIVSIVGSSGAGKSTLLHILGTLDNPDSGEVLFDGESVSSLKRSDLARFRNRHIGFIFQFHNLLPEFTALENVCLPAYLAGRSEKETRVRARELLGMLNLERRADHKPSEMSGGEQQRTAVARALINSPEIIFADEPSGNLDSQNAQELHQIFFLLRKELGQTFVIVTHNDQLAEMADRKIIMKDGYISE from the coding sequence TTGCTGCAGGCCATTAATATTCGCAAGCGCTATAACACGCTGGAAGTACTCAAAGGCATCGACCTGACGATTGAAAAGTCGGAAATCGTTTCCATTGTCGGCTCCTCGGGAGCTGGCAAAAGCACGTTGCTGCACATCCTCGGCACACTCGATAACCCTGATTCGGGCGAGGTGCTGTTTGATGGAGAGTCGGTCAGCTCGCTCAAGCGCTCGGACCTAGCTCGGTTTCGCAACCGCCACATCGGCTTTATCTTTCAATTTCACAACTTGCTGCCGGAGTTCACGGCGCTCGAAAACGTGTGTTTGCCAGCTTACTTGGCAGGACGTTCGGAAAAAGAAACCCGCGTGCGAGCCCGCGAGCTGCTTGGCATGCTGAACCTAGAGCGCCGCGCCGACCACAAGCCCAGCGAGATGAGTGGTGGCGAGCAGCAACGCACCGCCGTTGCCCGCGCCCTGATCAACTCGCCCGAAATCATCTTTGCCGACGAGCCCAGCGGCAACCTCGATTCGCAGAATGCCCAAGAGCTGCACCAGATCTTCTTTCTGCTGCGCAAGGAGCTAGGGCAGACGTTTGTGATTGTGACCCACAACGACCAGCTAGCCGAAATGGCCGACCGCAAAATCATTATGAAGGACGGCTACATCTCGGAGTAA
- the sucC gene encoding ADP-forming succinate--CoA ligase subunit beta: MNIHEYQGKEILKSYGVRVQEGIVADTPEEAVAAAKRLTEETGTGWHVIKAQIHAGGRGKGGGVKLAKNLEQVKDIAGQIIGMQLITKQTGPEGRKVHKVLVAQDVYYPGESETKEYYMSVLLDRATGQNVIIYTTEGGMDIEEVAEAHPEKIHREHVDPRVGLQAFQARKIAFNLGLSGDAFKEMVKFVTALYKAYDETDSAMFEINPVLKTSDNKILAVDAKVNLDDNALYRHKAFADLRDTNEEDPLEVEASESHLNYVKLDGNVGCMVNGAGLAMATMDIIKLSGGEPANFLDVGGGANAQTVEAGFRIILKDPNVKAILINIFGGIVRCDRVANGVVEAYKNIGDIKVPIIVRLQGTNAEEGARIIDESGLKVFSAVLLKDAAQKVKEVLAGQTA; this comes from the coding sequence ATGAACATTCACGAGTATCAGGGTAAAGAAATTTTAAAAAGCTACGGCGTCCGGGTGCAGGAAGGCATCGTGGCCGACACGCCAGAAGAAGCCGTAGCCGCTGCCAAGCGCCTGACCGAAGAAACCGGTACGGGTTGGCACGTAATTAAAGCCCAAATCCACGCCGGTGGCCGCGGCAAAGGGGGCGGCGTGAAGCTGGCTAAAAACCTGGAGCAGGTAAAAGACATTGCTGGCCAGATCATTGGCATGCAGCTTATCACGAAGCAAACAGGTCCGGAAGGCCGCAAAGTGCATAAAGTACTCGTAGCACAAGATGTGTACTACCCCGGCGAATCGGAGACCAAAGAGTACTACATGAGCGTGCTGCTCGACCGCGCAACGGGCCAGAACGTTATTATCTACACCACGGAAGGCGGCATGGACATCGAGGAAGTAGCTGAGGCGCATCCCGAGAAAATTCACCGCGAGCATGTTGACCCACGCGTAGGTCTGCAAGCCTTCCAGGCGCGCAAGATTGCTTTCAATCTAGGTTTGTCGGGCGATGCTTTCAAGGAGATGGTGAAGTTCGTAACAGCTCTTTATAAGGCCTACGACGAGACTGACTCTGCGATGTTCGAAATCAACCCCGTGCTCAAAACCTCGGACAATAAGATCCTGGCCGTTGACGCGAAGGTGAACCTCGACGACAACGCTCTGTACCGCCACAAGGCTTTCGCCGACCTACGTGACACCAACGAGGAAGACCCCTTGGAAGTAGAAGCTTCGGAGTCGCACCTGAACTATGTAAAGCTCGACGGCAACGTGGGCTGCATGGTAAACGGCGCGGGCCTAGCTATGGCTACCATGGACATCATCAAGCTATCGGGCGGCGAGCCGGCTAACTTCCTCGACGTAGGCGGTGGGGCCAACGCGCAAACCGTAGAAGCTGGTTTCCGCATCATCCTGAAGGACCCGAACGTGAAGGCTATCCTGATCAACATCTTCGGTGGTATCGTTCGTTGCGACCGGGTTGCTAACGGTGTGGTAGAAGCCTACAAGAACATCGGCGACATCAAAGTGCCGATCATCGTTCGTCTGCAAGGCACCAACGCCGAAGAAGGCGCGCGCATCATCGATGAGTCGGGTCTGAAGGTATTCTCGGCCGTATTGCTGAAAGATGCCGCACAGAAAGTAAAAGAAGTACTAGCCGGCCAGACTGCTTAG
- a CDS encoding Ohr family peroxiredoxin, with product MKKNLYTADATAIGGRSGHVRSATGIIDLDMSVPEGLGGKKGATNPEELFAAGYSSCFQQALLVIAQRAGDKLDSETTVQCSVTLFQEGEGYGLSAVLDVDLKSFDHDKTVDMVRQAHKICPYSVGTRGNMEVELRVQGQAIPVEAEENAGVAEKGGVQ from the coding sequence ATGAAAAAGAATTTGTATACGGCCGATGCTACGGCCATTGGCGGCCGCAGCGGCCACGTACGCTCTGCAACGGGTATCATCGACCTGGATATGTCGGTGCCAGAAGGGCTAGGAGGAAAGAAAGGTGCTACCAACCCTGAAGAGCTATTTGCTGCTGGTTACTCATCCTGTTTCCAGCAAGCGCTGCTCGTAATTGCCCAACGGGCCGGCGATAAGCTTGATTCTGAAACGACGGTACAGTGTTCCGTAACGCTCTTCCAAGAAGGCGAAGGCTATGGCCTGTCTGCCGTGTTGGATGTAGACTTGAAATCCTTCGACCACGACAAAACTGTGGACATGGTGCGCCAGGCCCACAAAATCTGTCCGTATTCGGTAGGTACGCGTGGCAACATGGAAGTAGAGCTACGAGTACAAGGCCAAGCAATTCCTGTTGAAGCTGAAGAAAATGCAGGCGTAGCCGAAAAAGGCGGCGTTCAGTAA
- a CDS encoding T9SS type A sorting domain-containing protein, producing MRYSKQLHRAFFLFFLLPLVGHAQTVAPLEADPSRTAPTAERSVRARGTALALPVFDDFTGREGQPNTQVWLARGGTLVNNRFPVAPPSRGVATFDGLNASGQPYGSAVSDTDTLTSQPIDLGGLTASAQVYLSFFWQAGSVVGAPSLNSSSRPVYLSLEFLDNTGIWRQVWIERSTRVQTAFQQQLIPVTDSRYLHNAFQFRFHSSGNQANTNDAWSIDYVYLNRDRSATNNSYRDIATSTPLTSLLKTYTAMPVWQYNASTSPTNLLNDNTSTTINNFDVGPANTPVTWTGTLQVLPSNAATTYLNGTSSLQPSQQQFAVTGSIRNTPLPISDVGKRVRHTITLLTNESNQRTLPNDTISRITELTDYYAYDDGTPEATVATSALSYLVYRFDLNKADQVKGLRLHMLPSPTATSRVLTIGIWDEKDGKPSGVAKATQAYTAPASPPANYVDINFPAPVPVSGSFYIGYAASGNFLQAALDYNSTVPANYILVSQGPVTATSNNWSASTLQGAIMMRPVLTNNIVVTATADAATAATFSVYPNPSSGLVQVQGSYRRATVLDAVGRAAWVQPAAQAGQASLNLNALPAGAYVLQLELPNGLKVTKRLILTE from the coding sequence ATGCGCTATTCCAAACAACTACACCGCGCTTTTTTCCTGTTTTTCTTGCTCCCGCTGGTTGGCCACGCCCAGACGGTAGCCCCGTTGGAAGCTGACCCCAGCCGCACAGCGCCAACGGCTGAGCGTAGCGTTCGTGCCCGAGGCACGGCGTTGGCTTTGCCCGTATTCGACGATTTCACGGGACGTGAAGGGCAGCCCAATACGCAAGTATGGCTTGCGCGGGGCGGCACGCTGGTTAACAACCGCTTTCCGGTAGCGCCGCCCTCCCGAGGCGTAGCTACTTTCGACGGCCTTAATGCGAGCGGCCAACCCTACGGTTCTGCCGTCAGCGACACCGACACGCTCACCTCGCAACCCATCGACCTAGGTGGTCTTACGGCGAGTGCCCAAGTGTACCTGAGCTTTTTTTGGCAAGCTGGCAGTGTAGTTGGGGCGCCATCTCTGAATAGTAGCAGCCGACCCGTGTACTTGTCTCTGGAATTCTTGGATAATACGGGCATCTGGCGCCAAGTCTGGATTGAGCGGAGCACCAGGGTACAAACGGCGTTTCAGCAGCAACTTATTCCGGTGACAGATAGTCGCTACTTGCACAATGCTTTCCAGTTCCGCTTTCACTCATCGGGCAATCAGGCCAACACCAACGATGCTTGGAGCATCGACTATGTCTACCTCAACCGCGACCGTTCAGCCACCAACAACTCTTATCGCGACATCGCCACCAGCACCCCGCTCACCAGCCTGCTGAAGACGTACACGGCCATGCCGGTGTGGCAGTATAATGCGAGCACCTCACCTACTAACCTGTTGAATGACAACACCTCCACGACCATCAACAACTTCGACGTAGGTCCGGCCAACACCCCAGTTACTTGGACGGGCACCCTGCAAGTGCTACCTAGCAACGCGGCCACCACGTACTTAAATGGTACTTCTTCCCTGCAACCTAGCCAGCAGCAGTTCGCTGTGACTGGTAGCATACGCAACACGCCCTTGCCCATTTCTGATGTAGGAAAGCGCGTGCGGCACACCATCACGCTTCTCACCAACGAATCCAACCAACGCACACTTCCCAACGACACCATCAGCCGCATCACCGAGCTAACGGATTATTATGCCTACGATGATGGCACGCCCGAAGCGACGGTAGCGACTAGCGCCCTCAGCTATTTAGTTTACCGCTTCGACCTTAACAAGGCCGATCAGGTGAAAGGACTGCGCTTGCACATGCTGCCATCCCCTACGGCAACCAGTCGCGTACTCACCATTGGCATTTGGGATGAAAAGGACGGCAAGCCTTCGGGAGTAGCTAAAGCTACCCAAGCGTACACCGCACCAGCATCACCGCCGGCCAACTACGTTGATATTAACTTCCCAGCCCCCGTACCAGTAAGCGGCTCGTTCTATATCGGTTACGCAGCTAGTGGCAACTTTCTGCAAGCAGCCCTAGATTACAACAGCACCGTTCCTGCTAATTACATACTCGTTTCGCAGGGACCAGTTACGGCTACCAGCAACAACTGGTCGGCTTCTACGCTACAAGGGGCCATCATGATGCGTCCAGTCCTCACCAACAACATCGTTGTGACGGCAACGGCCGATGCCGCGACGGCGGCCACGTTTAGCGTGTATCCTAACCCTAGCTCTGGCCTCGTGCAGGTGCAGGGTAGTTACCGCCGTGCTACGGTGCTCGATGCCGTGGGGCGGGCAGCTTGGGTTCAGCCTGCCGCTCAAGCTGGCCAAGCAAGCCTGAACCTAAATGCTTTACCAGCTGGTGCCTACGTACTACAGCTAGAGCTTCCTAACGGCTTGAAGGTGACCAAGCGATTGATTCTGACGGAATAA
- a CDS encoding Type 1 glutamine amidotransferase-like domain-containing protein — MKYYLSSYKFGNQLDQLPSLLPLAAKIGHIHNARDFTTADVERKVRSQQEEIAQLQQLGFAAEALDLKDYFHREAALRTKLNTLHGVWVSGGNTFVLRQAMRLSGFDCVIHELAQRNDFLYAGYSAGICVLSTSLQYLHLVDNSDDFPYPDCQQPLWQGLGLLDYALLPHYDSYHPESEAIGRTVTYCIEQKLLFKALRDGEVLVMTERDAS; from the coding sequence GTGAAGTACTACTTGTCTTCCTATAAGTTTGGTAATCAGCTAGACCAGCTTCCCTCACTGCTGCCGCTAGCTGCTAAAATCGGGCATATTCACAACGCGCGTGACTTCACGACTGCCGACGTCGAAAGAAAAGTGCGCAGCCAGCAGGAAGAAATCGCGCAGCTACAGCAGCTCGGCTTTGCGGCGGAAGCGTTGGACCTGAAAGATTATTTCCACCGAGAAGCAGCGTTGCGAACCAAACTCAACACCCTACACGGCGTGTGGGTGAGCGGGGGAAATACTTTTGTCTTGCGGCAGGCCATGCGCTTGAGTGGGTTTGACTGCGTTATTCATGAGCTAGCGCAACGGAACGACTTTTTATACGCGGGCTATAGCGCCGGCATCTGCGTGTTATCCACGTCGCTGCAGTATTTGCACCTGGTGGATAACTCAGATGATTTCCCCTACCCCGACTGCCAGCAACCCCTGTGGCAGGGGCTAGGGCTGCTCGATTACGCATTGCTACCGCACTATGACTCTTATCACCCGGAATCAGAGGCAATCGGGCGAACCGTTACGTACTGTATTGAACAGAAGCTGTTGTTCAAAGCACTCCGCGATGGTGAAGTACTGGTAATGACAGAGAGGGATGCTAGCTAG
- a CDS encoding ATP-dependent DNA helicase RecQ, whose amino-acid sequence MPAPTDDILHLLRHHWGHTAFRPLQEDIIRSVLAGRDTLALLPTGGGKSICFQVPALARDGICVVVSPLIALMKDQVERLRSRDIRAEAIYAGMSHQEIDQTLDNCVYGPVKFLYVSPERLLTDLFRARVARMRVNLLAIDEAHCLSQWGYDFRPPYLQIAALRELLPTVPVIALTATATALVKQDIVEKLGFRSGGQVFQQSFARPNLSYSVFQTEDKLRRLLEIVRGVGPGKTSIVYARTRRQTEEAAAFLQQHQLPAAAYHAGLPAEQRHRTQQDWMQDRTRIMVATNAFGMGIDKPDVRLVVHLDAPDNLEAYYQEAGRAGRDEKYAFAVLLTGPNDAEDLRRRTELAHPPLDTVRRVYQALANFSRTAVGGGELVAFDFDIQQFAETYRIKAVDAHNALRTLEREGFVQVNEAVNNPARVHIPIDHNDLYRFQVANAQHDKLIKALLRLNGGEIFTSFQRISENSLAQYLRLSVVDVRKMLLFLHRSGIIHYQPKHDSPQALFTTPRYDADKLPLDQKHLRETRELAQQRTAAVVRYATGERCRQQLLLAYFGELNAPMCKVCDYCIEQKKQQHPAGASPALRQQLLQLVRTNPQTPRQVVSQFTPAQASTVTELLRELVDRGELRYAADGKLT is encoded by the coding sequence GTGCCTGCGCCTACCGATGATATTCTGCACTTGCTCCGCCACCATTGGGGGCACACGGCGTTTCGGCCGTTACAGGAAGATATCATCCGCTCCGTATTGGCAGGACGTGACACGCTAGCTCTGCTACCTACTGGTGGCGGAAAAAGCATTTGCTTCCAAGTCCCCGCTTTGGCCCGCGATGGTATCTGCGTGGTGGTGTCGCCGCTGATTGCGCTTATGAAAGACCAGGTAGAGCGCCTGCGCAGCCGCGACATTCGGGCTGAGGCCATTTATGCGGGCATGAGCCACCAGGAAATTGACCAGACGCTGGACAATTGCGTGTATGGCCCGGTCAAGTTTCTGTATGTGTCGCCAGAGCGCTTGCTCACCGATTTGTTTCGGGCCCGGGTGGCGCGTATGCGCGTCAATTTGCTGGCCATTGATGAAGCCCACTGCTTGTCGCAATGGGGGTATGACTTTCGGCCGCCATACTTACAAATCGCAGCCTTGCGCGAGTTGCTACCCACCGTGCCCGTCATTGCGCTTACTGCCACAGCCACGGCGCTAGTGAAGCAGGATATTGTAGAGAAGCTAGGTTTTCGGTCCGGCGGTCAAGTTTTTCAGCAGAGCTTTGCCCGGCCAAACCTTTCATACTCGGTTTTTCAGACGGAAGACAAGCTGCGACGCTTGCTAGAGATTGTTCGCGGCGTTGGGCCGGGCAAAACGAGCATCGTATATGCCCGTACGCGCCGACAAACCGAAGAAGCTGCTGCTTTCTTGCAGCAGCATCAGCTACCGGCGGCAGCTTACCACGCGGGTTTGCCCGCCGAGCAGCGCCACCGTACCCAGCAGGACTGGATGCAAGACCGGACGCGCATTATGGTGGCAACTAATGCCTTCGGAATGGGTATCGACAAGCCCGACGTGCGGCTCGTGGTGCACCTCGACGCACCTGATAACTTAGAAGCGTATTATCAGGAGGCGGGTCGGGCCGGGCGTGACGAAAAATACGCCTTTGCCGTACTGCTCACCGGCCCGAACGATGCCGAAGATCTACGTCGGCGCACGGAACTCGCTCACCCACCGCTCGACACGGTGCGGCGCGTCTATCAGGCGCTGGCTAATTTTTCCCGGACGGCCGTGGGTGGCGGTGAGCTGGTGGCCTTCGATTTTGATATCCAGCAGTTTGCCGAAACGTACCGCATCAAGGCCGTAGATGCGCACAACGCCCTGCGGACGCTGGAGCGGGAAGGCTTTGTGCAAGTAAACGAAGCCGTGAATAACCCGGCGCGCGTGCACATTCCCATCGATCATAATGATCTGTACCGCTTTCAGGTGGCTAATGCCCAGCATGACAAGCTTATCAAGGCCTTGCTACGGCTCAATGGAGGAGAAATCTTTACCAGCTTTCAGCGTATTTCTGAAAATAGCCTAGCTCAGTACTTGCGCCTGAGCGTGGTAGACGTACGCAAAATGCTGCTGTTTCTGCACCGCTCGGGTATTATACACTACCAACCTAAGCACGACTCCCCGCAGGCGCTGTTCACGACGCCTCGTTACGACGCCGACAAACTGCCACTCGATCAAAAACACCTGCGCGAAACCCGAGAGTTGGCGCAGCAAAGAACGGCCGCTGTGGTGCGTTATGCGACGGGCGAACGCTGCCGTCAGCAACTGTTGTTGGCGTACTTTGGTGAATTGAATGCACCCATGTGCAAGGTGTGCGACTATTGCATAGAGCAGAAAAAGCAACAACATCCAGCAGGTGCATCGCCGGCGCTACGTCAGCAACTCTTGCAGCTAGTACGCACTAACCCGCAGACACCGCGCCAAGTGGTCAGCCAGTTTACTCCGGCTCAGGCTAGCACAGTCACGGAATTATTGCGAGAATTGGTGGACCGGGGTGAACTGCGCTACGCCGCCGACGGTAAACTGACGTAA
- a CDS encoding organic hydroperoxide resistance protein, which translates to MKIEKVFTAQALAKGGRDGHVSSANQVLDLDLSTPKEMGGPGKAGATNPEQLFAAGYAACFEGALGVAARQAHVKLEGVTVEAFIGFGKAEDGGYGISADLHVNIPNVEQAQAEQLVEAAHGICPYSRATRGNIEVSLSTTTNPA; encoded by the coding sequence ATGAAAATTGAAAAGGTCTTCACTGCACAAGCGCTTGCCAAAGGCGGCCGCGACGGTCACGTTAGCTCTGCCAATCAAGTATTAGACCTAGACCTCAGCACCCCCAAGGAGATGGGTGGCCCAGGCAAAGCTGGCGCTACGAACCCCGAACAACTATTTGCCGCTGGTTACGCCGCTTGTTTCGAGGGTGCCCTAGGTGTGGCAGCCCGTCAGGCTCACGTGAAGCTGGAAGGTGTAACGGTAGAAGCGTTCATTGGCTTCGGCAAAGCTGAAGATGGCGGCTATGGCATTTCTGCTGATCTGCACGTGAACATCCCCAACGTGGAGCAAGCCCAGGCCGAGCAATTGGTAGAAGCCGCCCATGGTATTTGCCCTTACTCGCGCGCCACTCGCGGTAATATCGAAGTATCGCTGAGCACCACGACCAATCCTGCCTAA
- a CDS encoding MarR family transcriptional regulator → MNKPALNDATELLKLDNQLCFPLYALSRMFTKAYQPYLQALDITYPQYLVLMLLWEHQELTVKELGEKLLLDSGTLTPLLKRMEQRQWLSRHRDPRDERSVVITLLPAGKELQAPACSIPVHLLEKLQLSPTEFETLRTQLQQLLTVLR, encoded by the coding sequence ATGAACAAGCCTGCTCTCAACGACGCCACCGAACTTCTCAAACTGGATAACCAGCTTTGTTTTCCGCTGTACGCGTTGTCGCGCATGTTCACCAAGGCTTATCAGCCGTATTTGCAAGCGCTGGATATCACCTACCCGCAGTATTTGGTGCTCATGCTACTCTGGGAGCATCAGGAGCTAACGGTCAAGGAGCTAGGCGAGAAGTTGCTGCTCGATTCTGGCACGCTCACGCCTTTGCTCAAGCGCATGGAACAGCGGCAGTGGCTGAGCCGGCACCGCGACCCACGCGACGAGCGTTCTGTGGTTATCACGTTGTTGCCCGCTGGCAAAGAATTGCAAGCGCCAGCCTGCAGCATTCCTGTGCATCTTCTGGAGAAGCTTCAGCTCTCCCCCACCGAATTTGAAACCCTGCGCACGCAGCTTCAGCAGTTGCTGACGGTGCTGCGCTAA